The window tatcattttataGAGGGTGATTTAAAAGACCAGGTCATAACTTTAGGAAGTGACcggctgtcaccgatgaaaaaatcaaaaaaggtcacaaaataattttgaatgaccgtaaagtgaagttgatcgagatagcagacattgtgaagatatcatctgaacgtgtaaatcatatcattcacgaatatttgtacatgagaaagctgtgagcaaaatgggtgccgcgcaagcttacaattgatcaaaagcaacaacgtgttaatgattctgagcagtgattgaagctgtttaagtgcattaaacctgaatttttgcgtcgatatgtgacaatggatgaaacatggctccatcatttcactccggagtccaatcgacagtcagctgcgtagactgcacacgatgaaccaaatccaaagcgaggaaagccacaacagtcagctggcaaggttatggcatcagtattctgggatccgcaaagtataatattcattgatcacctccaaaagggccagaccatcaacagcgattattatatagcgttattggatcgtttaaaggatgaaatcgttaaaaaacggccccatttggaAAAGAAAGGGGACcagacaatgcgtcgtgtcacaaatcaatgaaaacaatggcaaaatggcatgaattgggcttcgaattgcttctgcatccaccatattcgccacatctgacccccagcgactttttcctgttctcagacctcaaaagaatgctcgttggaaagaaatttagcgccaatgaagaagtaatcgccaaaactgaggcctattttaaagctaaagacaaatcgtactagaaaaatggtatcgaaaagttggaagagcGCTattatcgctgtatcgcccccgaaggcaactatgttgaataataaaatcgaattttgacagaaaaaaatgtgttttactatggtagaccggggacttttaaaTTAGCCTATTATATAGGCTCCTCCGTGCAATCGATGTTTCTATTACGAACATGTGAACATGATCGAACATACTGCGCCAATTAAGATGTCGCTTGTTGTATGTAGATCAGCGGAAATGGCGTATCCTCTCACTTTGGAAAGTGGTAATCTCATAGGAAAACCACGACCAGCAGCTCCTCTATTTCTCAACAAGGAAGTCACGCTAGCCAACGTGAGCAACTTCCTATAGCCGTCCAAACAATGTAACTATTTACGATTCATCTTCAGGGTTCTTCGATATGTGTTCATTTCATTCAGACATCCGGAACTGACGATCACCTGTGCTGACTACGTGCGTTCTTCTAAGCAGCAGTTTAACATGCGACGAGGTCGCTTGGTATAAACTGCTCCACAAAATCTgtgtatgtaacgggtgttttttttttcgaggtatataactttaagtttgcataactgttcaacatggcgaccgatttaacagctgtcaagtgatttattctcagtttggtttggcaattcatcacgaatagactcacgtctgaacaacgcttgcaaatagtgcaattttatttcgaaaataatggttctgtgcggaatacgtatcgcgcactacgtccattttattttgtttatcgatgaagcgcacttctggttgactggctacgtcaacaaacaaaactgccgcatttggagtgaagctaatcctcaagtgtatgtcgaaacaccgttacatccagaaaaactgactgtttggagcgctttatgggctggtggaatcattggtccgtacttcttcaaaaacgatgatggccagaacgttacagtcaatggtgatcggtatagagccatgataactaactttttcattcctgaattgaacaaccatgatgtccaggagctgtggttccaacaagacggcgcaacatagcacacagctcgtgccacaatcgatttattgaaacacacgtttggtgaccgcctaatttcacgttttggacctgtgaattggcctccaagatggtgtgatttaacaacgctcgactactttctgtgggctatgtatagtcattggtctatgcggataagccacaaacccttgaccatttggaagacaacattcgccgtgttattgccgatatacggccacaaatgttggaaaaagtcatcgaaaattggacgtccagattggactacatccgagccagccgtggcagtcatatgccagaaatcatatttaaaatgtaatgccacaagattatcttgcagataaataaaattcatgtcaatcgaataatccatcgttgttttattgcaatttaaagttctatagctctaaaaaaacaccctttatttatatCCCAACTTCCAACCCGATTGAGATGTACTCTTTCACTTATCAATCACTTCtccgatccaatttttttttcaacaggaAATCTGAAGAGACGAAAACGTTCAGTGATTTAGAGCAACACAAGTCTGACTACAACATTACGCTGCTCAATTAAATCGCCCGATTACGTCAGTTGCTTCGAAGTTCAATCCACAAGGACGAGAGAGAACTGTGCAACGCTAATTTACCAAACTCGGATACAGAATCTGAGTGGTTCTTCCCGATTTTACCGGATCTGTTCGGTTTTTATACAATCTAGTAATTGGGATTTGGCGATGGGGTCCTTTTTATCTGATCGAGAATTCGTTGCTCAGCCTCGACGTCTTTGTCAGACGGCATGTTCACTCGCCTTTGTGATCGAGCAACTGGTTATTGACGTTTATGGTATAATTAGTTTTAATTAGAGCATTTTACTCGAATCTAATCatgttttcttcatttccagtcTGCTATGGTAGTCTCTGAACCTCTAACCAACAACCAAAACGTCCATACGAGCAAAACTCCACCAAGTACGTGAACCGCAAGAATCCGACATGGCCCAGAACAGAACCCTGCTGCTCACCCTCCTCACCCAGGTGTTATCGGCTCGCGGCGAGGATTGGGTGTCACATCCCCCCTTCTCCCACGTGTCAGACGACTACCAAGAGGACTCCTACACCACGGCCTACTTGAACGTCACCAAGTTCGACGAGAACGGCGGCTGGTCTTGGGACAAGACGGAAGTGGGGCGGTACGGTGGCGGTTTCGTGGGACCAGCTTCCGGTTTGATCATCCACGTGTCTTCTGCCTTGGATCCCAACGACCACTCGGGGTGTGAGATGCCTCTGATGAGCTCGAGGGACGATAGGAGGTTGCCACCTCCTGGCGAGCCTTGGATAGCCCTGATCAGGAGGGGCAAGTGCAATTTTGAGGTTAAGGTGGAGAATGCGTACAAGAGCAATGCTGCAGGTGTGCTGGTGTACAACGACAGGGACTCTTCGACGTTGGATAAGATGAAGTTGGCGCAGGATTCTGGACGTgagtatttttttatgtttagtTATTTTGGCGGTTATActgactgacaaagaaactgcagcatccagaaggagctttttgaattttacatttttttttggtaataaattcatagtatagcaaggaacAAATGCTTGAATTCAGAGAAGAAAAGCGTGaatgttttttcatgtgaacaatttttgttactcaaatattttagtaatttttcgcaacttttttaaatttttcaacaaaccgtatgttcgaggagatccaaagtcgatgtttagttgttgttaaaatgcctaaagcacgtgtacgcggaatttatcgccagctaagtgaatttgaaagcgGTCGAATTATTGATCTACGGAAGGCCatttcatttcgagaaatcgctaaccgtacgaacagaagtccaactactgttatgagatgttgtcaagcgtggtttgataatgcacaaaatcgaagaagagtaggcaacggacgtcgaaggggcacaaatgaagttcaagatcgacctCTATTAGAGCTGGCTATTAGagatctaaaaaaaacaccccttataaggttctaaaatagttatttctctaattttatGACTAATCAAAATCGTGCgtgaatatctcagtttcatacagatttcatggttacttttaattattatatgttggtactcctcATCTCCTGTCACAGATTCATCTATTATCTATTTAAGACTGAACTTACAAAATGGAACTCTCCAAACATATTAAAATCATTTTTAGGCCAACTTTATTTCCGTTGACCTCTTGACTGTGTAGGATttcaccggactcatcagtgtgactttggtatatttgtgtgtgccgtgtcacagacgcttggggaatttattattatcgggagccgccgggactcgaacccggcaccttgtcgcaacTCGGTGAGGGAGTTTACACTCTttacctctaggccaccgagcgctgtgtttattgttgttaAGTGGGGCTTTATGAGAaaccgccacatgactccctccccagtgacgaaGGAACTAATGCAttttacgaggtcatcggtgcagccgggtgattgccgcctaatcagagctgcacctcgcggtatcgtgcggacggtgaatgccgcctattcaggtctGCTATACctcggcagaccaaggagcacgtattgcacgtcaggcgaatgggcgtctagagtttcgttggaaattgcagatatatggaaGCTACGCATCAActttctgctttccaggacacatcgttaagacggccattccattcacgtcgggcttgcgtgctgtgatgacggaaacacgaggctcggcgtgccatcggctctagtgtccgatggacaccccagtagccgtaacgttgagcggggcagtgagtcgctcctgcgctccaacgccgcaacTGAATTCATCAGAAGGATATACATATTATAATTCCGCTttcgaattaattttattcGTAGATTTTCGTATGGAAATGAGCGAATTCAATATTTGCAAATTCACAAAAGAATTGTGAAATTCATGAGATGTCAATGATCCTCAGGTAGCTTCTCTAGATTTACTGATAAACTGAATACAGTTGAACCGGGTTTATTCAAAGAGATCAGTTATAACCACACAACTGTATCacgttgtaatttttttaattatccaattaagAATTTATGTTCCGTCAGAATAATTATTAGGTGGAATAATTTTCCTAACTTTGAAGATATCACGTTCGAAATCTACATCAGTTGGATGAAATAAGCAGAGAAACTGTAAATGAACCACTAACTTTTAATTGTTGAATTAGTGGCAAacaaatcgaaaaaattcatGATGTAGACGTCTGTCAACCAAATCGAAAAACAAACGAATCTCATGATCCTATTAATTCCTTTGTGCGTCATATTTGAAACACAACGAGTCTCAACAATTTGTAGCTAGGATCTTATTTATTTGGGGCCTCATATTGCTTCAAAAGGCCACAAAATTCGTCACGATTACCttacataacaaaatgaaaaaagtgcgTTAATATCTAAGTTATTGAATAACGAAATCTATTATAGATTGGAAAGTGAACTAACAACTTTGATGACCTCGTCGAGCTTGGAACGACCCAAACAAATCAGACACAGAAACACCATTCGACCAAGACGCATTTGAAATCGGTGATCGAGAAAAACATATCCTactctatgtttttttttttcggaacttTGACGGTCATGTTTTCGATCGTTCTTGACAGTTCCTTGTATGCATATAACATATATTAACAATTGGAAACGATTCAGTCAAATGGCAGCTTGcaacttttcatttttaataatggcCAAGTTTTTTCTACTAGTCGAAcaatgtttggataactaaatttcacatttcatgaattataattaatcttTCGTTGGAAAATCCAtgaaccaataccattttcagttaatatacaaaaatatacagggtgtttataagaggatcatgaagttggacaattcaaattcatcaaaactcaagattttcaaattagaacctatatttttaattatttcagtcgattctacgtacaaaaatagggggggttacttaagcaaaccctatacctaaaatgaataccttAAAAGTTAtaggggaagaacttcaaatgaggaaaaaccactatttataactgtgttaataactgtctgttacttccggaaaacacagaaagaaactaaacttcgatgtttggataactaaattttacatttcatgaattttaattaatttttcgttgggattgttgagaaatccataaaccaatacaattttcaattacgaataattcataacaattcttgaaatgtcaaatttacttatggaaacatcgaattttagtttctttctgtgttttccggaagtcacagactactccacacagttataaattgaggtttttcctcatttaaagttcttcctcgatatctcttaaagtatttattttaggtatagggtttgcttgagtaacccccactatatttgtacgtagaatcgagtgaaataataaaaaaaatatctaatttgaaaatcttgatttttgatgaatttgagttgtccaagttcataatgtcctcataaacaccctgtacatttttggtccataccgcaaacagtcttataatactacgtatttgcagaatcgaaaaagaaagaaaatgtttcgaaaaaagctttttctgccgaaatattcaaaaaaatgtgagtctttatcgccaccatttttttcataagaattctattaactcatgaaccgttgagtttctacccaaggtatggcaaatttctgaaattgtcaaaaactatgcaataatatactgggtgtttcatttgaaataaggaagtagtagtatgtttccggtatgatctgaaaatattttagggagaaagatcattgtctcaaacgtCTAAttggccatcccggtgaatcaccctgtatgtaaaaTAACCTTTGTCAAATaaccatcccggtgaatcaccctgtatgtaaaaTAACCTTCGTTAAATAACCTTCGTCAAGAATGACTCAAtggaatttcacaaaaaaaaaaactctccaATTCCAACTTCTACGGCCATGGCTAAAAACGTGTATGCGTGTTTCAAGCACGAAATCCAGGTCTTCCGGAGACCAACTCGAAGATGTTGCCCAACAAATCAACAAAGAACGACATCACGAAACGTCTCAGCGAACGATAACGTAAAATTCATATCTGCCCCCCCCAATTATAGCGATAATAATTGAAGAGAACGCGAGACACTGTTGAGCACTTTCTCCACACACTTTATTTCATCGCTCGTCTCTTGAATTCGTTCCGCAAATATTTGATCCTCGCATAAACACCGTGTTTTGACGAGGTGGAAACGGGGCATTAGAAGAGGATCCTTCAAGGTTCAATTCCGAGTCCCCAGGTCTTTTGAACGACAGGTGAAGTGGGCTTCAGACGGTTCGGAATATTTATCATGCGCTCGTGAATATTTATTATGGATGGACGAATTACACTTTTATCGAATAATATCCACTAAACACATTGGGAAATTTATTCCAGCGTAGGGAAACTCAAATCGATGTAAACGACGTTTAATTTCAACATGACAGCGCTGAGTTTCCTGGCAGTGTtgtttctcgaagaggtgatcataattggccaccgagatctcaTGATTTAACACCTTGAGACTTTTCCTTTTGTTTTCTTTTGGACTACGTGAAAAATAAGGTTATTgtttctgagcagtgtttgaagctgtttaagttcaataaacctgaatttttgcgtcgatatgtgacaatagatgaaacatggctccatcatttcacttcggtgTCCAAtggacagtcagctgagtggactgcacacgatgaaccgaacccaaagcgagaaaaaacacaacagtcagctggaaaggttatggcagcggtattctgggatgcgcaaggtataatattcagtAATTATCTCCAAAAGGGCCGGACCATCAACAGCGGTTATTATATAactttattggatcgtttaaaggatgaaatcgttaaaaaacggacccatttgaagaaaaatatgctgtttcatcaagacaatgcgccgtgttacaaatcaatgaaaacaatggcaaaattgagcttcaaattgcttctgcatccaccgtattcgccatatctcgcccccagcgactttttcctgttctcagacatcaaaagaatgctcgctggaaagaaatttagcgccaatgaagaagtaatcgccgaaattgaggcctattttgaagcgaaagataaatcgccctcgaaggcaactatgttgaacaataaaatcgaattttgccaaaaaaaaattgtgttttactatgacagaccagggatttttcaattagcctgttaTCTACTCTAAAGTTTATCTCAACTTGGCTTCAATTCTATTCATTCGCTCCCAATGCATACACACCAAACAATGAATGTCTCTTTCTACCGTCTGCTATCGACCTTGCCCACATATACATTTTAACTCGTCACGTAACGCTCTAAGGCCACTCcttttcagaataaaaaaactgaaataacgCGTACCTACAATGGCTCGTTTCATATTGATATGGATATCACCGCTATTCAGCTATGGCCGACTAACGAACTGGCAATTCAATAATCAATAGAACATTAGGCATCCTGGTATAGTTTAAGGTAACTTCCTGAATGAGCTTAAATGGTACATAGAATGGAGTATCTaggagataaagggtgtttttttagagctatagaactttaaattgctataaaacaacgatggattattcgattgacatgaattttatttatccgcaagataatcttgtggcattacattttaaatatgatttctggcatatgaccgccacggctggcttggatgtagtccaatctggacgtccaattttcgatgactttttccaacatttgtggccgtatatcggcaataacacggcgaatgttgtcttccaaatggtcaagggtttgtggcttatccgcatagaccaatgactttacatagccccacagaaagtagtctagcggtgttaaatcacaatatcttggaggccaattcacaggtctaaaacgtgaaattaggtggtcaccaaacgtgtctttcaataaatcgattgtggcacgagctgtgtgacatgttgcgccgtcttgttggaaccacagctcctggacatcatggttgttcaattcaggaatgaaaaagttagtaatcatggctctataccgatcaccattgactgtaactttctggccatcatcgtttttgaagaagtacggaccaatgtttatccaccagcctataaagcgcaccaaacagtcagtttttctgaatgtaacggtgtttcgacatacacttgaagattagcttcactccaaatgcggcagttctgtttgttgacgtagccattcaaccagaagtgcgcttcatcgctaaacaaaatgaaatggacgtagtgcgcgatacgtattccgcacaaaaccattattttcgagataaaattgcactatttgcaagcgttgttcaggcgtgagtctattcatgatgaattgccaaaccaaactgagaataaatgacttgacagctgttaaatcggtcgccatcttgaacagtaacatgggcgcccgcagaaatttttctcagggggggcaaaatgaaaataattgaaaaacaatgaggcatccatgattgtcgtaggcgacatcagtattccgtttctttctatttctgtatttatatttatcaccagcgtctactctgaatttcaaaagatcactaaaagtggtacagggtggacaaaaatacaatagtttcgtgtgtgctcataaaataacgcataatattctttattagttaaattaacaatattatcaaaaatacttattgtctagcgctaattggtttgaatgtaacaccctgtagtttgttacatttttagattaataaaaatgagctgtttccaaacatgtttggtacttttggtctagcagacagaatatgagagaaattatttcttatttttatacatttttatcaatctaaaaatgtaacaaactacagggtgttatattcaaaccaattgccgtatttttgataatattgttaatttaactaataaagaatgttacgcgtcacttcatgagcacacacaaaactattgtatttttgtccaccctgtaccaattggaatcaacatatgatacatttttggaatctgctcagccagagtaatcggaaaattgagtcaaaatgggggtatttcattaaaaaaaaaatgacgctgacgtcattactcgaaagtaattcaccctgtatattagattattattttaaaatacggtaaattaaaataaaaaatcgacatgtttcaggattatttcttaaaatggtctgtttagctgaaaatgaattttgtttcatacttaacggttacggacgcagtgtataagatgaatttataaacaaattgacacgcatggagtgctttcggttccatgatttttcttcacccaagtattgctcaacgcgcctaaaaaagtttttaattcaaaaaatacctctgccgattatggattatatgtatagtatgtaattccattgaaaaccgaaaaatagttgtgaatctattactttccttttttccttgccctttggattgagaaagtaatattgagggtgttgtgctgaaaaatgaggcatccaaaatctcagggggggccatggcccccccctgcgggcgcccatgaacagtaatgccaacttaaagttatatacctcgaaaaaaaaaacaccctttacattctcAATATGGCATACCTACCTCTTGAATTAGTAGGTTTCGggcaaaaaaatatcaccctgtagattcgcattcaaatagttattcataataaaagtacagaaggcattgatattattGTACAATATTTGAAAGAACGAGTGTTGGAATGAGgcttctgtacaagtattaggtatacatttttttctgtataattcacgtaattttcattgaaattgaaatgttggttggcagaactgttttctgaatCACaagtttgacagataatagataaatccgtgacagtaGAAATCCCGAGTGCCAACATATATGAATTAAATATAACCATGCAATCTATACGAAAATGAGATATTCGCGCACGATTTGTTCTACAAGGTTGTGATTAGACTATTTTGAAACCTTATAAATGTCATTCAGACCATTTTTTAACAAAAGCAGAGGTGAAATcctacaaaatttttcaaatacataTTATTATCAATCGAGCACGCGAAAgcgttcattattttttaacgctTCGAAACGCGAGCCAGATTGTGTTTGTTAGATGGCAATGAAAGATCGCGTTGCGAACTTGATCCTGAAAAGGAGTAAGGTATACATTGTCATGTATCCCATTAAGAAGGCATTGTTTTTCCTGAACTAATTGGGATGGAGCGCCAAGCACGTGACGTTCAGGACAGGGTCCAATTCGATACTTTCGAATAAAAACTCCTTTTTGTACAAGTACATACATCAGATTATCTACAGCTTCGGCCGTTTCCAACTTATTCTGTCAAAACACATGTCTCCCTCCAAGTTTGGCTTCTTCGACGTCATCTCTCCAGAACGTCTTGGTCTTCTTCTCTTCCTAATGGAGGTAGCTACTATCCATTCTAGGCACTTCATTAGCCATCCTATTTCATCCATTCGTTTTGTTATCCGAACCATGTCAATTGTTTTCTATCTATGGCGTCACTAAAATCTCTCTCGATGTTCTTCTGCCTCCTGATTTCTGTATTCCTCACTCTTTTCAATCTCGATCTTCCATAACTCCTTCTCAAAAAGTCCAACTCTGTTGCCAGCAGTTTTTTCAATTGGTATTACTTAAATCCTATACTTCTGCTCATTTTTCTTGATATTCTCTTTTCCCCAAGTATGGAATCGAGTGCTCCAATGGTTTCTCTGTTCTTTAGCGTTACATTCTgacagtcaggctgcaatcaaagcattgagctcaaATATAATCGATTCTTAGATGGTATTGGATTGCCTAAGGAGACTCAATGAAGTAGACAAGAATATCAAGGTCTGTTCAGTCTGGGTTCCTGGTCACTTAAGGGAAATGAAGAAGCCAACACACTCGCCAGAAAAGAAGCACAAACTTCTTCCAAtggcccagaacctttctgtgatattggtaaatgtacctacaagaataagcttcaggagaaggaaaaaatggaaagtgaaacactctggcggaatcttctttggttggatcattccaaaaagcctcttcgaaactttgatactgcgagatctaagaagtatctgatcttagcaagaatatgctggACCTCCTCTCCGGATATCTTCGAGGGCATAGCCACCTCAAGAAACACTATGAGAATgaatctagcagaaaacgacgagtgcagattctgcagGTAGTAGGAAGAAACTCCGTATCACCTGGTGAAGGAATGcatcgccatcgctagccaacgcaaaaaatgctttgaacaAAAGACTTGTGCAAGTaaggaagtaacctccttgaagccatctcagTTACTGAAGTTCATTATAACTCTGGAATAAGTTTCCACTGTGTCTCACCCTGCCTATAATCTTGTTCTTCCAGTGGTTTATCTTCTGGTACTTCTTCTACCAGATTTCTGAGGATTCGAGAATATAATCTTCCTATTGTAAGGATGACTACCATGTCTCGGTTGTTCTTGGGATCATCTGTCAACCTTTTATATGTATGCTTTgcatcttcaatcaaatcatCCACAAAACCCAAACAACAACCAAAACTACTCGATGATCCACACCGCATCTTTCAAAATTGACACTcgacaaaaatatcaaaaaatttcaaacccaTTTCATCAGCTCCAAAATGGCGGAAGGCAACAGCTTGCGCAACGTCCCCATGCGCCTCAGCAACACCAACGTCCTGACCAGCGAATTCAACAACATCTGGGACAACTTCGGCAAAGAGATGAAGATGATGCAGGAAGAGATGAACAGATTCCAAGAGGCAATGTTCAGCAGGGCGTTCGCGTCACCTCACGGCTTCACCACGCCACTGATCCAAGACGGCAAGGACGGCCAGCGTCAGCTGAAGCTGCGCTTCGACGTGAGCCAGTACGCACCGGAAGAGAT is drawn from Harmonia axyridis chromosome 7, icHarAxyr1.1, whole genome shotgun sequence and contains these coding sequences:
- the LOC123683852 gene encoding heat shock protein 27-like, whose amino-acid sequence is MAEGNSLRNVPMRLSNTNVLTSEFNNIWDNFGKEMKMMQEEMNRFQEAMFSRAFASPHGFTTPLIQDGKDGQRQLKLRFDVSQYAPEEIEVMTENNYLLVHAKHEDNDGTKRVYREYNQQFMLPQGVTPDVVQSNLSADGVLTVEAPIPQLPEVQKHLAIRR